The following proteins come from a genomic window of Geminicoccaceae bacterium SCSIO 64248:
- the iolD gene encoding 3D-(3,5/4)-trihydroxycyclohexane-1,2-dione acylhydrolase (decyclizing), giving the protein MSASTVRLTVSQALVRFMTRQMTVVDGETLSIFAGCWAIFGHGNVAGIGEALHQVKDSFPTYRAHNEQGMAHAAIAFAKASFRRRFMACTTSIGPGALNLVTAAGVAHVNRLPVLFLPGDVFANRLPDPVLQQIEHFSDGTVAATDCFRPVSKYFDRIQRPEQLVPALQRAMQVLTDPVDCGPVTLALCQDVQAEAYDFPESLFEERVWAVRRPRPDEDELAAAALRLREAARPLIVAGGGVLYSGASDALTRFAERHGIPVAVTQAGKSAIDETNDLALGAIGVTGTSAANALAADADLILAVGTRLQDFTTGSWSLFRAERLTVLGLNVAPYDARKRGSLPLVADARVGLELLSDALGSWTAAPALAERAREQRARWLEAAGAALAASNAERPSDAQVIGAVARARGGPDTVLVCAAGGLPGELHKLWMPTRPGGYHLEYGFSCMGYEIAGGLGVTMARPEADVVVMVGDGSYLMLNSELATSVMLGRKMTVVLLDNRGYGCINRLQRACGGESFNNLLDDCAHEVMPEIDFAAHARSLGAVAETVASIADLESALHASRANDRTTVIVIGTDPLATTEAGGHWWDVAVPETSERAEVVRAREAYEAQRRFQRAVT; this is encoded by the coding sequence ATGAGCGCCAGCACCGTACGACTGACCGTATCCCAGGCCCTGGTGCGATTCATGACCCGGCAGATGACCGTGGTCGACGGCGAGACGCTGTCGATCTTCGCTGGCTGCTGGGCGATCTTCGGCCACGGCAACGTCGCCGGCATCGGCGAGGCGCTGCATCAGGTCAAGGACAGCTTCCCGACCTATCGCGCGCACAACGAGCAGGGCATGGCCCATGCCGCCATCGCGTTCGCGAAGGCGAGCTTCCGCCGCCGCTTCATGGCGTGCACGACCTCGATCGGCCCCGGCGCCCTGAACCTCGTGACGGCCGCCGGGGTCGCGCATGTCAACCGCCTGCCGGTCCTGTTCCTGCCCGGGGACGTCTTCGCGAACCGCCTGCCCGACCCGGTCCTCCAGCAGATCGAGCACTTCAGTGACGGCACGGTCGCGGCGACGGATTGCTTCCGTCCGGTCTCGAAATATTTCGACCGCATCCAGCGGCCCGAGCAGCTCGTGCCGGCTCTGCAGCGCGCGATGCAGGTGCTGACCGACCCGGTCGATTGCGGCCCCGTCACCCTGGCGCTCTGCCAGGACGTCCAGGCCGAGGCCTACGACTTTCCCGAATCCCTGTTCGAGGAGCGGGTCTGGGCCGTCCGCCGTCCCAGGCCCGACGAGGACGAGCTGGCAGCCGCCGCCCTGCGCCTGCGCGAGGCCGCCCGTCCGCTGATCGTCGCTGGCGGCGGCGTCCTCTACAGCGGCGCGTCCGACGCCCTGACGCGCTTTGCCGAACGCCACGGCATTCCTGTCGCCGTGACCCAGGCCGGCAAGTCGGCGATCGACGAGACCAACGATCTCGCGCTGGGCGCGATCGGCGTCACCGGCACCTCGGCCGCCAACGCTCTCGCCGCCGACGCGGACCTGATCCTCGCCGTCGGCACGCGGCTCCAGGACTTCACCACCGGCTCGTGGTCGCTGTTCCGCGCCGAACGGCTGACCGTGCTCGGCCTCAACGTCGCGCCGTACGACGCCCGCAAGCGCGGCAGCCTGCCCCTCGTCGCCGACGCCAGGGTCGGGCTGGAGCTTCTGTCGGACGCGCTGGGCTCGTGGACCGCCGCCCCGGCGCTGGCCGAGCGCGCCCGCGAGCAGCGCGCCCGCTGGCTCGAGGCGGCAGGGGCGGCCCTGGCCGCGAGCAACGCCGAGCGGCCGTCCGATGCCCAGGTGATCGGTGCCGTCGCCCGCGCGCGGGGCGGGCCCGACACGGTCCTGGTCTGCGCCGCCGGCGGCCTGCCGGGCGAGCTGCACAAGCTCTGGATGCCGACCCGGCCGGGCGGCTACCACCTGGAATACGGCTTCTCCTGCATGGGCTACGAGATCGCCGGCGGACTGGGTGTGACGATGGCCCGGCCCGAGGCCGACGTCGTCGTCATGGTCGGCGACGGCTCGTACCTGATGCTCAATTCCGAGCTCGCGACCTCGGTCATGCTCGGCCGGAAGATGACCGTCGTGCTGCTGGACAACCGCGGCTACGGCTGCATCAACCGGCTGCAGAGGGCCTGCGGCGGCGAGAGCTTCAACAATCTCCTGGACGACTGCGCGCACGAGGTCATGCCCGAGATCGACTTTGCGGCGCACGCGCGATCCCTGGGCGCGGTCGCCGAGACGGTCGCCTCGATCGCCGATCTCGAGAGCGCGCTGCACGCCTCGCGCGCCAACGACCGCACGACCGTGATCGTGATCGGCACCGATCCCCTCGCGACGACCGAAGCCGGCGGCCACTGGTGGGACGTCGCCGTGCCGGAGACCTCGGAACGCGCCGAGGTCGTCCGGGCCCGCGAGGCCTACGAGGCGCAGCGCCGCTTCCAGCGCGCCGTCACCTGA
- a CDS encoding N-acyl homoserine lactonase family protein, with translation MPDTASRPGTIDRLYALDAGLAVAPDRSVYSPGEWQGEPITLSCNAYLLRRKAAWILWDTGIDDAIAAESGGRVIAHDIRGIVARTIHSQLADVGIAPADIGTVILSHAHFDHVGNARLFRHATWYIQRREHEAMFGPDYENYGYAPALYADLEGAKAVLMDGDLDVFGDGSVRVVATPGHTPGHCSLLVRLPKAGTILLSADVAHYRSNLEQRRVPAMNSDAEATRRSMDRVDAIVREEGAQLWLNHDIVQTATIPHAPSYFD, from the coding sequence ATGCCCGATACCGCAAGCCGGCCCGGCACGATCGACCGCCTCTACGCCCTGGATGCCGGCCTCGCCGTCGCGCCCGACCGTTCGGTGTACTCGCCGGGAGAATGGCAGGGCGAGCCGATCACCCTCAGTTGCAACGCCTACCTGCTCCGTCGCAAGGCCGCGTGGATCCTCTGGGACACCGGCATCGACGACGCCATCGCCGCCGAGTCGGGCGGACGGGTCATCGCGCACGACATACGGGGGATCGTCGCGCGGACCATCCACTCCCAGCTGGCCGATGTCGGCATTGCGCCGGCGGACATCGGGACGGTCATCCTGTCCCATGCCCATTTCGACCATGTCGGCAATGCGCGCCTGTTCCGCCATGCGACCTGGTACATCCAGCGGCGCGAGCACGAGGCGATGTTCGGCCCGGACTACGAGAACTACGGCTACGCGCCCGCGCTCTACGCGGATCTCGAAGGGGCGAAGGCCGTCCTCATGGATGGCGACCTCGACGTGTTCGGCGACGGCTCGGTGAGGGTCGTCGCCACGCCGGGGCACACGCCCGGCCATTGCTCGCTCCTGGTCCGCCTGCCGAAGGCCGGGACGATCCTGCTTTCCGCCGATGTCGCCCATTACCGCTCCAACCTGGAGCAGAGGCGCGTGCCCGCCATGAACAGCGACGCGGAGGCGACACGCCGCTCGATGGACCGCGTCGATGCGATCGTCCGCGAGGAAGGCGCGCAGCTGTGGCTCAACCACGACATCGTCCAGACGGCGACCATCCCGCACGCGCCGTCCTATTTCGACTGA
- a CDS encoding SDR family oxidoreductase: MTRIAIVTGASRGLGRNTALSIARHGGDVILTYQSREQEARAVVAEIEAFGRKAVALQLDTGDVASFASFAERLRAALGATWQRETFDHLVNNAGHGDMAMIAETTEAQFDRLVDVHFKGVFFLTQALLPLVADGGRIVNLSSGLTRVSFPGFAAYSAVKGAVEVLSVYMAKELGSRGITVNTVAPGAIETDFLGGAVRDTPDLNAVFAEMTALGRVGVPDDIGPMIAGLLSEDNRWVNAQRIEVSGGQSI; the protein is encoded by the coding sequence ATGACCAGGATCGCCATCGTTACCGGCGCGAGCCGCGGGCTCGGCCGCAACACCGCACTCAGCATCGCCCGCCATGGCGGCGACGTCATTCTCACCTATCAGAGCCGCGAGCAGGAGGCACGGGCCGTCGTGGCCGAGATCGAGGCGTTCGGCCGGAAGGCGGTCGCCTTGCAACTCGACACGGGCGACGTCGCCAGCTTCGCGTCGTTCGCCGAACGCCTGCGCGCCGCGCTGGGCGCAACCTGGCAGCGCGAGACGTTCGACCATCTCGTCAACAATGCCGGCCACGGCGACATGGCCATGATCGCGGAGACCACCGAGGCGCAGTTCGACAGGCTGGTCGACGTCCATTTCAAGGGCGTGTTCTTCCTGACCCAGGCGCTGCTGCCCCTAGTCGCTGACGGCGGCCGCATCGTGAACCTCTCCTCCGGCCTGACCCGCGTGTCCTTTCCCGGCTTCGCCGCGTATTCGGCGGTGAAGGGCGCGGTCGAGGTGCTCAGCGTCTACATGGCGAAGGAGTTGGGCAGCCGCGGGATCACGGTCAACACGGTGGCGCCCGGCGCGATCGAGACGGACTTCCTGGGCGGCGCCGTCCGCGACACGCCCGACCTCAACGCGGTCTTCGCGGAGATGACCGCTCTCGGCCGCGTCGGCGTGCCCGACGACATCGGACCGATGATCGCCGGCCTGCTGTCCGAGGACAATCGCTGGGTCAACGCCCAGCGGATCGAAGTCTCGGGCGGCCAGAGCATCTGA
- a CDS encoding AraC family transcriptional regulator — protein sequence MTETLLDAVRRHAEAHADPAGVARTPIPGLTAIRATAPSDLHYEISRPIVALVLQGTKHVAMGSQAFTFGAGDSLLITADVPTVSQITRASSAAPYVSLVLDLDLAVIADLAVEMETVPVADGSPVRSEPTDAEVAGAALRLMRLLDRPQSVPVLHAQMVREMHYWLLAGQHGAAIRRLGWPDGHVQRVARAVAVLRAEFAQPLPVERLAAVAGMSPSSFHRHFRAVTSLSPVQFQKQLRLIEARRLMLSDGVSASSAAFAVGYESVSQFTREYSRMFGLPPVRETEAARRSGKAGA from the coding sequence ATGACCGAGACCCTGCTCGACGCCGTTCGCCGCCACGCGGAGGCGCATGCCGATCCGGCCGGCGTCGCCCGCACGCCCATTCCCGGCCTGACCGCCATCCGGGCGACCGCGCCGAGCGATCTCCACTACGAGATCTCGCGGCCGATCGTCGCGCTCGTGCTCCAGGGAACCAAGCACGTGGCGATGGGGAGCCAGGCGTTCACGTTCGGCGCCGGCGACTCGCTGCTGATCACGGCGGACGTGCCGACCGTGAGCCAGATCACGCGCGCGAGCAGCGCCGCGCCCTACGTCTCGCTCGTGCTCGATCTGGACTTGGCGGTGATCGCGGACCTCGCGGTCGAGATGGAGACGGTGCCGGTCGCCGACGGCTCGCCCGTGCGCTCCGAGCCGACCGACGCCGAGGTCGCCGGCGCGGCACTCAGGCTGATGCGCCTGCTCGATCGCCCGCAATCGGTGCCCGTGCTGCACGCCCAGATGGTGCGTGAGATGCACTACTGGCTCCTGGCCGGCCAGCATGGTGCGGCGATCCGGCGGCTTGGCTGGCCGGACGGCCATGTCCAGCGCGTGGCGCGCGCCGTCGCTGTGCTTCGCGCCGAGTTCGCGCAGCCTCTGCCGGTCGAGCGGCTGGCGGCCGTGGCCGGCATGAGCCCGTCGTCGTTCCACCGTCACTTCCGCGCCGTCACGTCGCTCTCGCCCGTGCAATTCCAGAAGCAGCTGCGCCTGATCGAGGCGAGGCGGCTGATGCTGTCGGACGGCGTGTCGGCGAGCAGCGCCGCCTTCGCGGTGGGCTATGAGAGCGTGTCCCAGTTCACGCGGGAGTACAGCCGGATGTTCGGCCTGCCGCCCGTCCGGGAGACGGAAGCGGCGCGGAGGAGCGGGAAGGCCGGGGCCTGA
- a CDS encoding AraC family transcriptional regulator, whose translation MGQPQHTVTRHLGGRVVIASGDVRYEAPLHVTEPLGEGLRIVVVLDGRMTLQAGSVPPVHVCGPTSLAVYSEGVSPRDQTFQDDEPFRSVLVHTDRDLVRSEFGVDPAVLLRPGQGARVAIRAGRVDPACRAVAAQILACPTGRSAGLYRLSKALELTALVLATADIQRDTRRPVRLSASEADRIRAGRDILLAEARNPPDLGNLALRCGINAWKLNRGFRALYGMTPYAFLQEHRLRLAYRLLASGQMSVGQAALAVGYSQPHFATLFRKRFGVPPSALLARGDDPLPPIELELQ comes from the coding sequence ATGGGGCAGCCGCAGCACACAGTGACCCGACATCTCGGCGGGCGTGTCGTCATCGCGTCCGGCGACGTCCGCTACGAGGCGCCTCTCCATGTCACGGAGCCGCTCGGGGAAGGCCTGCGCATCGTCGTCGTGCTCGACGGCAGGATGACGCTCCAGGCGGGAAGCGTTCCGCCCGTGCATGTGTGCGGGCCGACCAGCCTCGCCGTCTACAGCGAGGGGGTGAGCCCGCGGGACCAGACCTTTCAGGACGACGAGCCCTTTCGCTCCGTGCTCGTCCATACGGATCGCGACTTGGTGCGCAGCGAGTTCGGCGTCGATCCGGCCGTCCTGCTCCGGCCGGGGCAGGGCGCGCGCGTGGCCATCCGGGCGGGCCGGGTCGATCCCGCCTGCCGCGCCGTCGCGGCGCAGATCCTCGCCTGCCCGACCGGCCGCAGCGCCGGTCTCTACCGGCTGAGCAAGGCGCTGGAGCTGACCGCGCTCGTGCTGGCGACCGCCGACATCCAACGCGACACGCGCCGTCCGGTGCGCCTGTCGGCCTCGGAGGCGGACCGTATCCGCGCCGGGCGCGACATCCTCCTCGCCGAGGCGCGCAACCCGCCCGATCTCGGCAACCTGGCCCTGCGCTGCGGGATCAACGCCTGGAAGCTCAATCGCGGCTTCCGGGCGCTCTACGGCATGACGCCTTACGCCTTCCTGCAGGAGCATCGGCTGCGGCTCGCCTATCGCCTGCTCGCCAGCGGCCAGATGTCGGTCGGTCAGGCGGCGCTGGCCGTCGGCTACAGCCAGCCGCATTTCGCGACGCTGTTCCGCAAGCGCTTCGGGGTCCCGCCCAGCGCGTTGCTCGCTCGCGGCGACGATCCATTGCCTCCGATAGAGCTGGAATTGCAATAA